From one Thermatribacter velox genomic stretch:
- a CDS encoding class I SAM-dependent methyltransferase: protein MREAELHKNFWNHHVAKEKRRDRNLEKKIHTDLVWLEIERVLQEGMTVLDAGGGHGRYSLLLAERGCEVYHLDISKRMLKDAQDEARKKGISNIRFIEGDIRNLSFFEDGKFDLVISLDAPVSYAYPQHEKALKELARVSKKMLIISVVNRLGQLPVFIETELRFHKSLEISMKFLKTGNWDHPPFLSSLEGKMPFLSYFIFPPLHGFLPQEVISMVETNGFTIERLVATGTLARMLSPKTLRKLSKDANLYREFLKISLEYDSQIEVLGIGARSASGILIVAHRKQGRKQ from the coding sequence ATGAGAGAAGCCGAGCTTCACAAAAATTTTTGGAACCACCACGTCGCCAAAGAGAAGCGAAGGGACAGGAACTTAGAAAAAAAGATCCATACCGATTTAGTATGGCTTGAGATAGAAAGAGTTTTACAAGAAGGTATGACTGTCCTGGATGCAGGCGGAGGACATGGAAGGTACTCGTTACTCCTCGCTGAAAGGGGTTGTGAAGTTTACCACCTGGATATCTCAAAGCGAATGCTCAAGGATGCTCAGGATGAAGCTCGGAAGAAGGGCATTAGCAACATCCGTTTTATAGAAGGTGATATCAGGAACCTCTCTTTTTTTGAGGACGGAAAGTTTGACCTGGTAATCTCTCTGGATGCACCTGTATCCTATGCCTATCCACAACATGAAAAGGCTCTGAAAGAACTGGCCAGAGTGAGCAAAAAAATGCTCATCATTTCAGTGGTCAATCGTTTGGGCCAACTTCCGGTGTTCATAGAAACAGAGCTCCGCTTTCATAAATCCCTGGAAATCAGCATGAAATTTCTGAAAACCGGCAATTGGGATCATCCGCCATTTTTAAGCTCCCTGGAAGGGAAAATGCCCTTTCTGTCCTATTTCATTTTTCCTCCCCTGCACGGGTTTTTGCCTCAGGAAGTAATTAGCATGGTAGAGACCAATGGTTTCACAATTGAGCGCTTGGTGGCCACAGGTACTTTAGCCCGTATGTTGTCCCCGAAAACACTCCGTAAATTGTCTAAGGATGCAAACCTATACCGCGAGTTCTTAAAAATCTCCTTAGAGTACGATTCCCAAATTGAAGTCTTGGGCATAGGTGCCAGGTCAGCTTCCGGAATCTTAATTGTAGCACACCGCAAGCAGGGGAGAAAGCAGTGA
- a CDS encoding 50S ribosomal protein L11 methyltransferase — MKWRKLVIIPKDDVSRELLYLFFQGKAIGGLWENGEKIIVYLEEQKTLDDLPTNLVKHLEETEEPESDWKNYWRKNFPVVWVEKNITIRPPWIGPTGAGIDLVIYPGLAFGTGHHPTTLWCIRMLKKYCKKGNTLLDVGTGSGILSIFASKIGASRIVALDIDPLTQKELQRNCALNNIHPQKIDFKLGSIADVRGKFDLLVVNISPNFIIENAPLFEEKLVPGGLLIVSGFERKDIQKVCYRLNLLGFQETDRAVQNNWVTMVFSKSRK, encoded by the coding sequence GTGAAGTGGCGCAAACTCGTTATCATACCGAAGGATGATGTATCTCGCGAGCTCCTGTACCTTTTCTTTCAAGGAAAGGCGATAGGTGGTTTGTGGGAAAATGGAGAGAAAATAATTGTTTACCTTGAAGAACAAAAAACTCTGGACGACTTACCAACAAACCTTGTAAAGCATCTTGAAGAAACTGAAGAACCGGAAAGTGATTGGAAAAACTATTGGAGAAAGAATTTTCCAGTAGTTTGGGTTGAGAAAAACATTACTATTCGTCCTCCTTGGATAGGGCCAACCGGGGCTGGTATAGATCTGGTTATCTACCCCGGACTCGCTTTTGGCACCGGTCATCACCCCACCACTTTGTGGTGTATTAGAATGCTCAAGAAATACTGTAAAAAAGGGAATACTCTCCTCGATGTGGGAACGGGTTCAGGAATACTCTCCATATTTGCTTCCAAAATAGGAGCCTCCAGGATAGTCGCTTTAGATATAGACCCCCTGACCCAGAAAGAATTACAAAGAAACTGCGCCTTAAATAATATTCATCCCCAAAAAATTGATTTTAAGCTCGGCAGCATCGCCGATGTGAGGGGCAAGTTTGACCTCCTGGTGGTAAATATAAGTCCCAACTTTATCATTGAAAACGCACCTCTTTTTGAGGAAAAACTTGTTCCTGGGGGATTGCTTATAGTCTCAGGTTTTGAAAGGAAAGACATACAGAAAGTGTGCTACAGGCTTAACCTTTTAGGGTTTCAAGAAACAGACCGCGCCGTTCAAAACAACTGGGTAACCATGGTTTTTTCTAAGAGTAGGAAGTAA
- a CDS encoding class II fructose-bisphosphate aldolase, whose amino-acid sequence MAVHFSELGLVNTREMFRKAMEGKYAVPAYNFNNMEQLQAIIMACVECNSPVILQISKGARKYANQTLLRYMVPGAVQMARELGSNIPIALNLDHGDSFELCKACVDNGFSNVMIDGSHLPYEENVALTKKVVEYAHAHDVTVEGELGVLAGIEEHVSSEESHYTKPEEVEDFVSRTGVDSLAISIGTSHGAYKFKLKPGEPLPELRFDILEEIERRLPGFPIVLHGASSVLQEYVEIINKYGGKLENAVGVPEDQIKRAAQSAVCKINIDSDGRLVFTAMVRKYLAENPAEFDPRKYLGAAREELKKMYIRKCELLGSAGKA is encoded by the coding sequence ATGGCAGTGCATTTCAGTGAGCTCGGTCTGGTTAACACTCGCGAGATGTTCCGAAAGGCCATGGAAGGAAAATACGCTGTTCCTGCCTATAACTTCAACAACATGGAACAGCTCCAGGCTATAATCATGGCCTGCGTGGAGTGTAACTCCCCAGTTATACTGCAGATTTCCAAGGGCGCTCGCAAATACGCCAACCAAACTCTTCTGCGCTATATGGTACCGGGAGCAGTCCAGATGGCCCGCGAATTGGGTAGCAACATTCCCATCGCGCTTAATCTGGATCATGGGGACTCCTTCGAGCTCTGTAAAGCCTGTGTAGATAACGGTTTCTCCAATGTTATGATCGACGGCTCTCATCTCCCCTACGAAGAAAACGTAGCACTTACTAAAAAGGTAGTTGAATATGCTCATGCTCATGACGTTACAGTCGAAGGGGAACTCGGTGTGCTGGCTGGAATTGAAGAACACGTCTCCTCAGAGGAAAGCCACTATACCAAACCTGAAGAAGTTGAAGACTTTGTCTCCAGAACTGGTGTAGACAGCCTGGCGATTTCCATAGGTACCTCCCATGGGGCTTATAAGTTCAAACTTAAACCAGGTGAACCACTTCCCGAGTTGCGTTTTGATATCCTTGAAGAAATAGAAAGACGACTCCCTGGCTTCCCCATTGTTCTCCATGGAGCCTCGTCCGTGCTCCAGGAGTATGTGGAAATCATAAACAAATACGGCGGAAAACTCGAAAACGCAGTAGGTGTTCCTGAAGACCAAATTAAAAGAGCAGCCCAGTCGGCTGTTTGCAAAATCAACATTGATTCTGACGGGCGCCTGGTTTTCACAGCTATGGTTCGCAAATATCTTGCTGAAAACCCTGCTGAATTTGACCCCCGAAAATACCTTGGAGCAGCCAGAGAAGAACTCAAGAAGATGTACATAAGAAAATGTGAATTGTTGGGTAGCGCCGGCAAGGCTTAA
- a CDS encoding tyrosine-type recombinase/integrase: MPRVIKIVKSLTWREYLARFLAEKRLNGCRETTINDYRYYIPRFFEGLTLEDWEGIQKRVNEYFSSDLAPATFNIRRAYLKAFFNYLVQQGAVPQNPITFKKRKTESKMRAVPPEILQKLLRLPDKNTFAGLRNYTLLLLTLDTGIRPKEALSLLPEHFNLEAREVTIPGGIAKTKAPRTLPLSSLTVQWLHRLLSVRHSAWHNAPVFCTWEGKPMQRNSWTKILQDYSKKLGYRITPYDLHHAFALYSLRNGMNVFVLQRILGHTDLTMTKRYLALTQEDLQKEHEKSSPLNVLGAKRIRKIS, translated from the coding sequence ATGCCCCGCGTTATAAAAATCGTAAAATCTTTGACATGGCGAGAGTATCTTGCGCGCTTTCTTGCGGAAAAGCGCCTTAACGGGTGTCGGGAAACAACAATAAATGATTACCGCTACTATATCCCACGCTTCTTCGAAGGTTTAACCCTTGAAGACTGGGAAGGCATTCAGAAAAGGGTTAATGAGTACTTTTCTTCTGACTTAGCCCCAGCTACCTTCAATATTCGCCGAGCCTACCTTAAAGCCTTCTTCAACTACCTGGTGCAACAAGGCGCGGTACCACAAAATCCTATAACTTTTAAAAAACGTAAAACAGAAAGCAAAATGCGTGCTGTACCGCCTGAAATCTTACAAAAATTGTTACGATTGCCGGACAAAAATACTTTTGCCGGGTTGCGTAACTATACCCTGCTTCTACTTACTTTAGATACTGGCATACGACCTAAGGAAGCCCTTTCGCTTTTGCCTGAGCATTTTAACCTTGAAGCGCGGGAAGTGACTATTCCGGGTGGGATTGCAAAAACCAAAGCCCCAAGGACTCTACCCCTTTCATCCCTAACTGTACAATGGTTACACCGTCTATTATCTGTTCGTCATTCGGCTTGGCACAATGCCCCTGTTTTTTGCACGTGGGAAGGAAAACCAATGCAACGCAATTCGTGGACAAAAATATTGCAAGACTATTCCAAAAAGTTGGGTTACCGAATTACCCCTTATGATTTGCACCATGCTTTCGCCTTGTATTCCCTACGTAATGGTATGAACGTATTTGTTCTTCAGCGTATTTTAGGACACACAGACCTGACTATGACCAAACGATACCTTGCACTGACACAGGAAGACTTGCAAAAAGAACACGAGAAATCTTCGCCTTTGAATGTGCTGGGGGCAAAAAGAATAAGAAAGATAAGTTAA
- a CDS encoding Rrf2 family transcriptional regulator, translating to MAHPFRMQEATSIALHSMVKIAQAHPEPQQVAVLASEIGVSRNHLAKVLQRLHKAGLVKSKRGPKGGVTLAKEPQQINLLEIYEAIEGKFSPNACLLNKKDCPFKKCIMGNLVGEIGRMFGEFFASYSLADFKSKNNGR from the coding sequence ATGGCACATCCCTTCAGGATGCAGGAGGCAACTTCGATAGCCTTGCATAGCATGGTAAAAATTGCGCAAGCACATCCAGAACCTCAGCAGGTTGCTGTTCTTGCTTCGGAAATAGGAGTATCCAGAAATCACCTGGCAAAAGTGCTCCAAAGGCTCCATAAAGCGGGTCTCGTCAAATCGAAGCGAGGACCGAAGGGAGGCGTAACACTTGCTAAAGAACCCCAACAAATAAATCTTCTTGAAATATACGAAGCCATAGAAGGCAAATTCAGCCCTAATGCCTGTCTTCTTAACAAAAAAGACTGTCCATTCAAAAAATGCATAATGGGAAATCTGGTTGGCGAGATAGGAAGAATGTTTGGCGAATTTTTCGCATCCTATTCTCTCGCCGACTTTAAGTCCAAAAATAATGGGAGGTGA
- the hcp gene encoding hydroxylamine reductase codes for MFCYQCEQTAQGTGCTAFGVCGKDPEVASLQDLLVYLLEGIGQYMTRARRNGLQDGEIDRFALEALFATLTNVDFDPQQLAERIKKASKIKERARTLYEESCRKQGLAPENLEGPAQFVVQESWDTSEMVRRGEAFSLEKDIESLGEEIAGAKHCVLYGLKGIAAYAHHARILGKEDQKLYDFFYDTLDFLTRNNYSLEELLSKALEVGKWNLKAMELLDNGHVERFGHPQPTPVRITPKAGKAIVVSGHDLVDLEALLQQTQDKGINIYTHGEMLPAHGYPGLKKYPHLVGNYGSAWQNQQKEFDAFPGAILMTTNCIQKPRESYKDRIFTCGPVGWPGVLHISDRDFGPVIEKALSLPGFEQDEPEKSITVGFARNAVLSVAPKVIEAVKQGKIKHFFLIGGCDGAKPGRNYYTQFAQMVPQNCVILTLACGKYRFNKLDFGTIEGIPRLLDVGQCNDAYSAIQIALALSEAFGVGVNELPLSLILSWYEQKAVAILLTLLHLGIKNIRLGPSMPAFVKPAVYNVLKDQFNLLPITTPEEDLKAILG; via the coding sequence TTGTTCTGTTATCAATGTGAACAAACGGCACAGGGTACAGGATGTACCGCATTCGGTGTGTGTGGTAAGGACCCAGAAGTGGCATCTCTGCAGGATTTACTGGTGTACTTGCTGGAAGGAATAGGGCAGTATATGACGAGAGCGAGGAGAAATGGTTTGCAGGATGGAGAAATCGACCGCTTTGCTTTGGAAGCACTCTTTGCAACCCTTACCAACGTTGATTTTGACCCTCAACAGCTTGCCGAGAGAATCAAAAAAGCAAGCAAAATAAAAGAACGGGCACGGACACTCTACGAAGAATCCTGCAGAAAACAGGGCCTCGCTCCGGAAAATTTAGAGGGACCAGCTCAGTTCGTAGTTCAAGAAAGTTGGGACACCTCTGAAATGGTACGGAGAGGAGAAGCATTCAGTCTCGAGAAAGACATAGAAAGCCTTGGCGAAGAAATTGCTGGGGCCAAACACTGTGTTCTGTATGGTCTCAAAGGCATTGCAGCATACGCCCATCACGCCCGGATTCTTGGCAAAGAGGACCAAAAGTTGTACGACTTTTTCTACGACACCTTGGATTTCTTAACTCGTAACAACTATTCTCTGGAAGAATTGCTTTCCAAGGCTTTAGAAGTAGGTAAATGGAACTTAAAAGCCATGGAACTTTTAGACAATGGGCATGTTGAACGTTTTGGCCACCCTCAACCTACACCAGTGCGCATCACCCCAAAAGCTGGCAAAGCCATAGTGGTCTCAGGTCATGACTTGGTTGACCTTGAAGCACTATTGCAACAGACGCAGGATAAGGGTATAAACATCTATACCCATGGCGAAATGTTGCCAGCCCATGGTTACCCCGGTTTAAAGAAATATCCTCATCTTGTAGGCAACTATGGAAGCGCCTGGCAGAATCAGCAAAAAGAATTCGATGCTTTTCCGGGAGCTATTCTCATGACTACCAACTGCATTCAGAAACCAAGGGAAAGCTACAAAGACAGAATTTTTACCTGCGGGCCTGTAGGTTGGCCTGGCGTGCTGCATATCAGCGATCGTGACTTCGGCCCGGTTATTGAAAAAGCGCTTTCTCTACCAGGGTTTGAACAGGACGAACCTGAAAAATCTATCACTGTGGGTTTTGCCAGAAATGCGGTTCTGAGTGTTGCTCCAAAAGTTATTGAAGCGGTCAAACAGGGTAAAATAAAGCACTTTTTCCTCATAGGTGGATGCGATGGGGCGAAACCAGGGCGTAATTACTATACCCAGTTCGCCCAAATGGTCCCCCAGAATTGCGTAATCCTCACTTTAGCTTGCGGCAAGTACCGCTTCAACAAGCTTGATTTCGGTACTATAGAAGGCATACCCCGCTTGCTTGATGTAGGACAGTGCAATGACGCTTATTCTGCCATCCAGATTGCCCTGGCCCTTTCAGAAGCTTTTGGGGTAGGAGTAAATGAACTACCCCTTTCTCTTATTTTGTCGTGGTATGAACAAAAAGCGGTTGCCATACTTTTAACCCTCTTGCATTTGGGCATAAAAAATATTCGGCTTGGACCCAGTATGCCTGCATTTGTAAAACCAGCAGTATACAATGTTTTGAAAGACCAGTTTAATCTTCTTCCAATAACTACACCCGAAGAAGACTTGAAGGCAATACTCGGATGA
- a CDS encoding LacI family DNA-binding transcriptional regulator, which produces MPSIKDVAKLAGVSIATVSRVINNSGKVSPEKRSRVIEAIEKLNYQPNLLARGLRQQKTRLVGCLVPDVENLVFARLAKYLEEFLSARGYSVILCNTNNDKNKERNYLSVLVQRKVDGIIFSRVSDESILFMSSYFRQVPYVVLDRTLEIEFAPTVKLDNFLGGFLAARHLVELGHRCLACVTGPLKIRLCRERLEGFREGLKVAGIDLRNEYIVESDFKINGGKEAALRMLATGNLPTAVFAHNDMMAFGVMQAFRSEGLDIPRDISVVGFDNIPLCEVVSPSLTTVAQPFEEMARLGVELLDSLIRGEKVTQKVMVVKPYLVIRSSTAPPRVA; this is translated from the coding sequence ATGCCTTCCATTAAAGACGTTGCTAAACTGGCAGGGGTTTCTATTGCTACTGTATCCAGAGTTATAAACAACTCGGGAAAAGTTAGTCCGGAGAAGCGTTCCCGAGTTATAGAAGCTATTGAAAAACTAAATTATCAACCTAACCTTCTGGCTCGGGGATTGCGTCAACAGAAAACTCGGCTTGTAGGATGTCTGGTCCCGGATGTGGAGAATCTCGTTTTTGCCAGGTTGGCTAAGTATCTTGAGGAATTTCTTTCTGCCCGGGGCTATAGCGTCATTCTCTGTAATACCAACAACGACAAAAACAAAGAAAGGAACTATCTCTCAGTACTGGTTCAGAGAAAGGTAGATGGCATTATTTTCTCCAGGGTTTCTGATGAAAGCATTCTTTTTATGTCTTCTTATTTCAGGCAGGTTCCTTATGTCGTTCTGGATAGGACTCTGGAGATAGAATTTGCACCGACGGTAAAACTCGATAACTTTCTGGGAGGTTTCCTGGCGGCTCGACATCTTGTCGAGCTGGGGCATCGTTGCCTTGCTTGCGTAACTGGTCCTTTAAAAATAAGGTTGTGCAGAGAAAGACTTGAGGGCTTTCGCGAGGGTCTTAAAGTAGCGGGTATTGATCTCCGCAATGAATACATTGTTGAAAGTGATTTTAAAATTAATGGTGGCAAAGAAGCCGCCCTAAGGATGCTTGCAACTGGCAATTTGCCCACCGCAGTTTTTGCACATAACGACATGATGGCATTTGGAGTCATGCAGGCTTTTCGTAGCGAGGGGCTGGATATTCCCAGAGATATCTCGGTGGTTGGTTTTGACAACATACCCCTCTGTGAGGTAGTTTCTCCTTCTCTTACCACAGTAGCGCAGCCCTTTGAGGAAATGGCTCGTTTGGGAGTGGAATTACTTGACAGTTTGATCAGAGGTGAAAAAGTTACCCAAAAGGTCATGGTGGTTAAACCCTATCTGGTGATTCGCTCTTCGACTGCCCCACCTCGAGTTGCCTAA
- a CDS encoding sugar ABC transporter ATP-binding protein: MPENVILRFEKVSKRFPGVLALDEVSFDVKQGEVHALVGENGAGKSTLIKIVTGVHRRTSGEIYYEGKPVDFHTPHEALARGIAAIYQEFNLIPALTVAENIFMGHHFLTPRGLVDWTRIRQEAKKLLDFLDVDIDVDAKVRDLGVAKKQVVEIAKALSLNAKILIMDEPTAALAQKEIETLFRIIRFLKEKGVTIIYISHRLEEIFKICDRVTVLRDGKHIATRNLEEINMEDIIRMMVGRNITNKFPRIPHTPGEEILRVEGLTRHGVLENISFSLRRGEILGIAGMVGSGRTELLRAIYGVDPIDKGEIYIRGEKVQINSPVEAINFGMALLPEERKTQGLVLLLSVLDNIGLPVLPQISQRGFVDDQRLLEIGEEMVKQMNIKTPSLYQKVMFLSGGNQQKVVLGKWFARNCDIYLFDEPTRGIDVGAKVEIYHLMNKLIEKKVGIIMVSSELPEILGMSDRILVMREGRIVGELNREEATQEAILSLAVGGNAKNAVNQ; encoded by the coding sequence TTGCCTGAAAATGTAATCCTTCGCTTTGAAAAAGTTAGCAAGCGTTTTCCAGGAGTTCTGGCTCTTGATGAAGTAAGTTTTGATGTAAAACAGGGTGAAGTGCATGCCCTGGTGGGGGAAAACGGAGCAGGTAAATCCACGCTTATTAAAATAGTGACCGGTGTTCATCGTCGCACTTCTGGAGAGATCTACTACGAAGGAAAACCTGTAGACTTTCATACTCCTCACGAAGCTCTCGCCAGAGGCATTGCTGCTATCTACCAGGAGTTCAATTTAATTCCCGCTCTTACTGTTGCCGAAAACATTTTCATGGGCCACCATTTCCTCACCCCTCGTGGCCTGGTAGACTGGACCAGAATACGCCAGGAAGCTAAAAAGTTGCTTGATTTCTTAGATGTTGATATTGATGTTGATGCAAAAGTTCGAGACCTTGGGGTTGCCAAAAAACAAGTCGTGGAAATAGCAAAAGCGCTATCTTTAAATGCCAAGATTTTAATTATGGATGAGCCCACGGCAGCCCTGGCTCAAAAAGAAATAGAAACCCTTTTTCGGATAATTCGTTTTTTAAAAGAAAAGGGAGTAACCATCATTTATATTTCACACCGCCTGGAAGAGATTTTTAAAATTTGTGATCGAGTAACTGTCCTGCGAGATGGAAAACACATTGCAACCAGAAACCTCGAAGAAATCAATATGGAAGACATAATCCGAATGATGGTTGGAAGAAACATAACCAATAAATTTCCACGTATTCCTCACACTCCTGGAGAAGAAATCTTGAGAGTAGAAGGGCTTACCCGTCACGGTGTTCTGGAGAATATTTCTTTTTCCCTAAGAAGAGGGGAAATCCTTGGCATTGCTGGAATGGTTGGTTCAGGAAGAACCGAGCTACTCAGAGCAATTTATGGCGTGGACCCAATTGATAAAGGGGAAATTTACATAAGAGGAGAAAAAGTCCAGATTAACTCACCTGTTGAAGCTATCAATTTTGGAATGGCCCTGCTTCCGGAAGAACGCAAAACGCAGGGTTTAGTGCTTCTTCTCTCGGTGCTTGACAACATAGGACTTCCTGTTTTGCCTCAGATTTCTCAACGGGGGTTTGTCGATGACCAGCGGCTACTTGAAATAGGAGAGGAAATGGTCAAACAGATGAATATAAAAACTCCTTCACTTTACCAGAAGGTAATGTTTCTCTCAGGAGGCAATCAACAAAAAGTAGTGCTTGGAAAGTGGTTTGCTCGCAACTGTGATATCTACCTCTTTGATGAGCCAACTCGGGGTATTGATGTGGGAGCCAAGGTTGAAATCTACCACCTCATGAATAAACTTATCGAAAAAAAAGTGGGTATCATCATGGTTTCTTCTGAGTTACCCGAAATCCTTGGAATGAGCGACCGAATCCTGGTAATGCGTGAAGGAAGAATTGTTGGTGAGCTCAATCGAGAAGAAGCCACACAGGAAGCTATCCTGAGCTTAGCGGTGGGGGGTAATGCAAAAAATGCAGTTAATCAGTGA
- a CDS encoding ABC transporter permease, translating to MQLISDEQETQKSFVERFFIFWDKAGILLAFIVVCVIFGALNPIFFHPLNILNVIRQVSIIGVIAVGMTFVILLAGIDLSVGSIVAFCGIIAAAFQVKWGGSLFLSIVIPLLIGGGIGFMNGFISTKGGLHPFIVTLGSMSIFRGATLLVAQGKPIAGMSQAFRFIGAGMVGPIPFPVVIFISIVIIAGIVLKRTVFGRYIYAIGGNEEAALLSGIMVERYKISAFTILGFLSGLSALILTSRLNSGELVAGQGYELDVIASVIIGGTSLMGGEGGVYGTLVGALLIGVISNGLNLLGVQPYWQMIVKGFIIILAVLLDKLKRRFRTT from the coding sequence ATGCAGTTAATCAGTGACGAACAAGAAACCCAAAAGAGTTTCGTCGAACGGTTTTTTATATTCTGGGACAAGGCAGGAATACTCCTTGCCTTTATAGTAGTTTGTGTTATTTTCGGTGCATTAAACCCTATTTTCTTCCACCCCCTGAACATACTGAACGTAATCCGTCAGGTATCCATCATCGGGGTTATTGCAGTAGGAATGACTTTTGTAATTCTTCTGGCTGGTATTGACCTTTCAGTTGGCTCTATTGTTGCTTTTTGCGGAATTATTGCTGCGGCTTTTCAGGTAAAATGGGGAGGCAGCCTCTTTCTCAGTATCGTCATTCCCTTGTTGATTGGTGGCGGAATAGGTTTTATGAATGGTTTTATATCCACCAAAGGGGGTTTGCACCCATTTATCGTGACCCTTGGTTCGATGAGCATTTTTCGGGGAGCAACCCTCCTTGTGGCCCAGGGAAAACCCATTGCTGGTATGAGTCAGGCCTTTCGCTTTATAGGAGCCGGCATGGTAGGTCCTATTCCCTTTCCAGTAGTTATTTTCATCTCCATAGTTATAATAGCCGGCATAGTATTGAAAAGAACAGTGTTTGGACGCTATATTTACGCCATTGGCGGTAACGAAGAAGCTGCATTGCTTTCAGGTATTATGGTTGAGCGATATAAAATATCGGCATTTACTATTTTGGGCTTTCTTTCTGGATTAAGCGCTCTTATTCTTACTTCCCGGCTTAACTCTGGAGAACTGGTAGCAGGGCAGGGATATGAGTTAGACGTCATTGCTTCAGTTATAATCGGTGGCACCAGCCTTATGGGCGGTGAAGGAGGCGTCTACGGTACTCTGGTCGGTGCATTGCTTATAGGTGTAATATCCAATGGGCTCAACCTGCTTGGAGTGCAACCTTACTGGCAGATGATAGTTAAAGGCTTTATCATAATCCTTGCCGTCTTGCTCGATAAACTCAAAAGACGCTTCAGAACAACCTGA
- a CDS encoding substrate-binding domain-containing protein yields the protein MKWLIRVALLMVIVAVLFGGVAVAQKLTIGLSFPSLSFAWFAFLEDAVKQKAQQLGDIEVISLEAQNEVSKQISIIEDMIIRGVNGVLLVPIEVEAVIPAIEALNKANIPVVTVDRRIKEGAPVEILCHVGADNTEGGRKAAQFIVEKLKEKYGEPKGVVIELTGTPGAGPAIDRSAGFHEIIDQYPQITVKSQTANFRRDDGMKVMEDFIMSTPQIDAVFGANDEMILGAIQAMDASGKIDVKETITVGFDALPEALKLIEEGILDATIEQFPGKQASTAFEILVNYLRKGEKPAQKVMLIEPAVITKDNLDQAEKSF from the coding sequence ATGAAATGGTTAATCAGAGTGGCTCTTTTAATGGTGATAGTGGCAGTACTTTTTGGAGGAGTGGCAGTTGCTCAAAAATTGACTATCGGATTGTCTTTCCCAAGCCTTTCTTTTGCCTGGTTTGCTTTCTTAGAAGACGCCGTCAAACAAAAAGCACAACAACTCGGTGATATTGAAGTAATATCTTTGGAAGCTCAAAACGAAGTTTCCAAGCAAATCTCTATAATTGAGGACATGATTATCCGAGGTGTAAACGGAGTGCTCCTGGTACCCATCGAAGTCGAGGCAGTCATTCCTGCTATTGAAGCATTAAACAAAGCCAATATACCAGTTGTCACCGTAGATAGAAGGATTAAGGAAGGTGCTCCAGTTGAGATTCTCTGCCATGTTGGTGCCGATAATACAGAAGGTGGTCGTAAGGCAGCTCAATTTATAGTGGAAAAATTAAAGGAAAAGTATGGGGAGCCAAAAGGTGTAGTCATTGAACTTACTGGTACCCCAGGAGCAGGTCCCGCCATTGACCGGAGCGCAGGTTTTCACGAAATAATTGACCAGTATCCTCAGATAACCGTAAAAAGCCAGACTGCTAATTTCCGGCGTGATGATGGTATGAAGGTAATGGAGGACTTCATAATGAGTACTCCTCAGATTGATGCAGTGTTTGGTGCTAATGATGAAATGATTTTGGGTGCCATTCAGGCTATGGATGCGAGTGGCAAAATTGATGTAAAAGAAACCATAACTGTAGGTTTCGACGCTTTGCCTGAGGCTTTGAAGCTTATCGAAGAAGGTATTCTCGATGCAACCATTGAGCAATTCCCGGGCAAACAGGCATCAACAGCTTTTGAAATACTGGTTAACTACTTAAGAAAAGGCGAGAAGCCAGCTCAAAAAGTCATGCTTATCGAACCAGCAGTTATAACCAAAGACAACCTCGATCAAGCCGAGAAAAGCTTCTAA